Proteins from a genomic interval of Garra rufa chromosome 4, GarRuf1.0, whole genome shotgun sequence:
- the LOC141334016 gene encoding uncharacterized protein yields MTFIKVESEDLKIEETFRDTEEQQTEMVFMKEESEDVEIKESFGVKHEDPEEQQTKMMFIKDESEDVEIEESFGVKHEDPEEQTDLMPLKEESQELNVMEVKNEECHDFMAGEKSLSSSQTHKTKPGKNPKVQKKVHTGEKPFTCSQCGKSFALKGTLKVHLRTHTGEKPYSCQECGKSFALKGTLKLHMKLHTGEKPFTCSQCGKSFALKGSLKVHLKTHTGEKPYSCQECGKSFALKGKLNFHMQVHKEKPFTCSQCGKSFALKGTLKLHMKVHTGEKPFTCPQCGKSFALKGSLQVHLKTHTGEKPYSCQECGKSFALKGTLKLHMKVHKERPFTCQQCGKSFSQKESFEIHLKIHAGENPYICSQCGKSFKEKKNLNVHMKTHTGKKPHSCKLCEKSFTRKEGLRCHMRIHDGGKPFVCNECGKLFRYKGNLRHHMKFHSGEKCFKCHVCKKIFTNENTFENHVKRHVVETPHKCHHCQKGFSQIQMLEDHMRIHTGEKPFSCPQCGKSFTAKAYLNIHMKVHTGEKPFTCPQCGKSFAVKSNLNVHMKVHTGEKPFTCPQCGKSFALKDSLKVHLRIHTGEKPYSCQECGKSFAVKAKLNLHMRVHKERPFTCQECGKCFSQKESFEIHLKTHAGEAPFICSQCGKSFEEKNNLNVHMKTHTGRKPHTCKLCEKSFTRKEGLRCHMRIHDGGKPFVCNECGKLFRYKGSLRHHMNFHSGKKCFKCHVCKKIFTNENTFENHVKRHVVENPHTCHLCEKSFSQRQKLEDHIRIHTVEKPFSCPQCGKSFTAKANLKVHTRVHTGERPYKCTQCEQSFKYHTDLKRHMQTSHPEKKMLILNSR; encoded by the exons ATGAcgtttattaaagtggagagtgaagacttgaagattgaagaaacattcagagataCTGAGGAACAACAAACAGAGATGGTGTTTATGAAAGAGGAAAGTGAAGATGTGGAGATTAAAGAGTCATTTGGTGTCAAACATGAAGATCCTGAGGAACAACAAACAAAGATGATGTTTATTAAAGATGAGAGTGAAGATGTGGAGATTGAAGAGTCATttggagtcaaacatgaagatcctgaggaacaaacag acctgatgccactgaaagaggagagtcaagaactgaatGTAATGGAAGTAAAAAATGAGGAATGCCATGATTTCATGGCTGGGGAAAAATCTCTGAGCTCCTCGCAGACTCATAAAACTAAACCTGGTAAGAACCCTAAAGTCCAAAAGAAAGtacacaccggagagaagcctttcacctgttctcagtgtgggaagagttttgcacTAAAAGGAACTCTTAAAGTTCActtgagaactcacactggagagaagccttactcctgccaagagtgtggaaagagctttgcACTAAAAGGAACTCTTAAACTTCACATGAAacttcacaccggagagaagcctttcacctgttctcagtgtgggaagagttttgcatTAAAAGGAAGTCTTAAAGTTCACTtgaaaactcacactggagagaagccttactcctgccaagagtgtggaaagagctttgcACTAAAAGGAAAGCTTAACTTTCATATGCAAGTTCACaaagagaagcctttcacctgttctcagtgtgggaagagttttgcacTAAAAGGAACTCTTAAActtcacatgaaagttcacaccggagaaaagcctttcacttgtcctcagtgtgggaagagttttgcatTAAAAGGAAGTCTTCAAGTTCACTtgaaaactcacactggagagaagccttactcctgCCAAGAGTGTGGGAAGAGCTTTGCACTAAAAGGAACTCTTAAActtcacatgaaagttcacaaaGAGagacctttcacctgccaacagtgtggaaaaagtttcagtcaaaaagagaGCTTTGAAATCCACTTAAAAATCCACGCAGGAGAGAATCCTTACatttgctctcagtgtggaaagagttttaaagagaaaaaaaaccttaacgtccacatgaaaactcacacaGGAAAGAAACCCCACAGCTGTAAACTGTGTGAGAAGAGCTTCACGCGTAAAGAAGGTTTGAGGTGCCATATGAGAATCCACGACGGAGGGAAGCCTTTTGTTTGTAATGAATGTGGAAAGCTTTTCAGATATAAAGGAAACCTTAGACATCACATGAAgtttcactctggagagaaatgCTTTAAATgtcatgtttgtaaaaaaatttTCACCAACGAGAATACCTTTGAGAATCATGTAAAAAGACACGTCGTAGAGACGCCTCACAAATGCCATCACTGTCAAAAGGGTTTCAGCCAAATACAAATGCTGGAGGATCATatgagaatccacactggagagaaacccttctcctgccctcagtgtggaaagagcttcacagCTAAAGCATACCTTAATATTCATATGAAAGTTCACACCGGAGAAAAACCTTtcacttgtcctcagtgtggaaagagttttgcagTAAAATCAAATCTTAATGTTCatatgaaagttcacactggagaaaagcctttcacttgtcctcagtgtgggaagagttttgcacTAAAAGATAGTCTTAAAGTTCacttgagaattcacactggagagaagccttactcctgCCAAGAGTGTGGGAAGAGCTTTGCAGTAAAAGCAAAGCTTAACCTTCACATGCGAGTTCACAAAGAGAGACCTTTTACCTGCCAAGAGTGTGGAAAATGTTTCAGTCAAAAAGAGAGCTTTGAAATCCACTTAAAAACCCATGCTGGAGAGGCACCGTTCatttgctctcagtgtggaaagagttttgaagAGAAGAACAACCTTAAcgtccacatgaaaactcacacaGGAAGGAAACCCcacacctgcaaactgtgtgagAAGAGCTTCACGCGTAAAGAAGGTTTGAGGTGCCATATGAGAATCCACGATGGAGGGAAGCCTTTTGTTTGTAATGAATGTGGAAAGCTTTTCAGATATAAAGGAAGCCTTAGACATCACATGAACTTTCACTCTGGAAAGAAATGCTTTAAATgtcatgtttgtaaaaaaatttTCACCAACGAGAATACTTTTGAGAATCATGTAAAAAGACACGTCGTAGAGAATCCTCACACATGCCATCTCTGTGAAAAGAGTTTCAGCCAAAGACAAAAGCTGGAGGATCATATTAGAATCCACACTGTAGAGAAACCCTtctcctgccctcagtgtggaaagagcttcacagCTAAAGCAAACCTTAAGGTTCACActagagttcacactggagagaggccttacaAGTGCACTCAGTGTGAACAGAGTTTCAAATATCACACAGACCTGAAACGGCATATGCAAACATCCCATCCTGAAAAGAAAATGCTGATTTTAAATTCGCGATAA